A single region of the Austwickia chelonae genome encodes:
- the dgoD gene encoding galactonate dehydratase produces the protein MTTISRVETFLVAPRWLFVRVETEGGLIGWGEATCEGRSETVATAIDQLSELMIGTDALRIEDHWQVLTKGSFYRGGPILASAVAGLDQALWDIAGKHWNAPVHQLLGGPLRDRIRVYGWVGGDEPSQVRDSIAQAVDNGLTAVKMNASGRIAPLASAAELDGVIARVAVAREVLGDHRDVAVDFHGRFSLASSRRVAPLLEPLRPLFLEEPTTPENQHLIGRFVETTSTPVATGERLYCRQEFLPVLQAGVAVVQPDLSHAGGITEVRKVAALAETFDAFLAPHCPLGPLAFAACLQVGFATQNHLIQEQSLGIHYNADADLFDYLLDASVVQHRNGYVERTTAPGLGIDVDESAVRRAAERGHSWRGPIWRHPTGEFAEW, from the coding sequence ATGACCACGATCTCCCGTGTCGAGACCTTCCTCGTGGCCCCTCGATGGCTGTTCGTCCGGGTGGAAACCGAAGGTGGACTGATCGGCTGGGGCGAAGCCACCTGCGAAGGGCGTAGCGAGACGGTCGCCACCGCGATCGACCAACTTTCCGAGCTGATGATCGGTACCGATGCCCTGCGGATCGAGGACCACTGGCAGGTCCTGACGAAAGGGTCCTTCTACCGCGGTGGACCTATCCTTGCCAGCGCCGTGGCCGGGCTCGACCAAGCACTGTGGGATATCGCCGGAAAACATTGGAATGCGCCGGTCCACCAGCTTCTCGGCGGACCGCTACGCGACCGGATCCGCGTCTATGGCTGGGTCGGTGGCGACGAACCCTCACAAGTACGTGACTCTATCGCCCAAGCCGTCGACAACGGACTCACTGCGGTGAAGATGAATGCGAGCGGACGCATCGCACCGCTGGCGAGCGCCGCTGAACTGGACGGTGTCATCGCACGGGTGGCGGTGGCCCGTGAAGTACTCGGTGACCATCGTGATGTCGCGGTCGATTTCCATGGACGCTTCTCCCTGGCCAGTTCCCGCCGGGTGGCGCCCCTTCTCGAACCGCTGCGTCCGCTTTTCCTGGAGGAACCCACCACCCCGGAGAACCAGCATCTCATCGGTCGATTCGTGGAGACGACGAGCACCCCTGTCGCCACCGGGGAGCGGCTCTACTGCAGGCAGGAATTCCTGCCGGTGCTGCAAGCGGGGGTTGCCGTGGTCCAACCGGACCTGTCCCATGCCGGCGGTATCACCGAGGTCCGGAAGGTTGCAGCGCTGGCAGAGACTTTCGATGCCTTCCTGGCGCCGCACTGTCCGCTCGGGCCCTTGGCCTTCGCTGCTTGCCTGCAGGTCGGTTTCGCTACCCAGAACCATCTGATCCAGGAGCAGAGCCTGGGTATCCACTACAACGCCGATGCGGATCTGTTCGACTATCTGTTGGATGCCTCGGTGGTGCAGCATCGCAATGGGTATGTGGAGAGGACGACGGCTCCGGGGTTGGGCATCGACGTGGATGAATCGGCTGTGCGGAGGGCTGCGGAGCGGGGCCATTCATGGCGTGGCCCGATCTGGCGTCACCCGACGG
- a CDS encoding carbohydrate ABC transporter permease, whose product MSSRGYRLFRALALCLVVLVLVGPLLWMVMASLKTNVDIHDAERTFSFAPTLDNYTKVLHQTDYTAFIWNSFLIAAISTVFSSVLGVPAAYAMARFAMHREALVVLMARIIPGVSLLVPWYYVFSNLQMVNTYTVMILSHMFVALPLIVYIMTGYFESIPLELEEAGLVDGLTHIGVFWRITLPLARAGMATAGILSFIFSWNNFMFALVLSGQRTKTLPVAIFDFVGYASTDWGGLMAAATIVTLPIVIIALFTQKHIVSGLTAGATKG is encoded by the coding sequence ATGAGCAGCCGCGGATATCGCCTCTTCCGTGCCCTGGCACTGTGCCTCGTCGTACTCGTCCTGGTGGGCCCACTGCTCTGGATGGTGATGGCCTCGCTGAAGACGAACGTCGACATCCACGACGCGGAACGGACCTTCTCCTTCGCTCCGACGCTCGACAACTACACCAAGGTCCTGCACCAGACCGACTACACCGCGTTCATCTGGAACAGCTTCCTCATCGCCGCGATCTCGACAGTGTTCTCTTCGGTCCTGGGTGTCCCCGCGGCCTACGCGATGGCCCGTTTCGCGATGCACCGCGAAGCGCTGGTCGTCCTCATGGCCCGGATCATCCCCGGCGTATCGCTGCTCGTCCCCTGGTACTACGTCTTCTCGAACCTGCAGATGGTCAACACCTACACCGTGATGATCCTCTCGCACATGTTCGTCGCCCTGCCCCTGATCGTCTACATCATGACCGGCTACTTCGAATCCATCCCTCTCGAACTGGAAGAAGCCGGACTGGTCGACGGGTTGACCCACATCGGGGTCTTCTGGCGCATCACGCTGCCTCTGGCCAGAGCAGGGATGGCCACCGCCGGAATCCTGTCCTTCATCTTCAGCTGGAACAACTTCATGTTCGCGCTGGTGCTCTCCGGACAGCGGACGAAGACCCTGCCCGTCGCGATCTTCGACTTCGTCGGCTACGCCTCGACCGACTGGGGCGGGCTCATGGCGGCAGCCACCATCGTGACTCTCCCGATCGTGATCATCGCGCTGTTCACCCAGAAACACATCGTGTCCGGTCTGACCGCAGGTGCCACCAAAGGCTGA